The following coding sequences are from one Hippopotamus amphibius kiboko isolate mHipAmp2 chromosome 9, mHipAmp2.hap2, whole genome shotgun sequence window:
- the ZP3 gene encoding zona pellucida sperm-binding protein 3, producing MRPSYRLFLCFLLWGSTELCNPQPVWYDESQRLMPSEPPAVMVECREAQLVVTVSKDLFGTGKLIRPADLTLGPDNCEPLVSMDTDTVVRFEVGLHTCGNSVQVTDDALVYSTFLLHNPRPAGNLSILRTNRAEVPIECRYPRQGNVSSRAILPTWLPFRTTMFSEEKLVFSLRLMEENWNSEKTTPTFQLGDRAYLQAHVHTGSHVPLRLFVDHCVATLTPNWNTFPYHSIVDFHGCLVDGLTDASSAFKAPRPRPETLQFTVDVFQFANDSRNTIYITCHLKVTSVDQVPDQLNKACSFSKSSNRWSPVEGPADVCRCCNKGSCGNPGHKRRQSRLERQPAPRSRRHVTGDLSVTEEADVTVGPLIFLGKTRDHGVEGSAASPRSVMLGLGLATVVSLTLATTILGLAGRYRAASHPVCPVSASQ from the exons ATGAGGCCGAGCTATAGGCTCTTCCTCTGCTTTCTGCTCTGGGGAAGCACGGAGCTGTGCAACCCCCAGCCCGTCTGGTATGATGAGTCCCAGCGCCTCATGCCATCAGAGCCACCAGCCGTGATGGTGGAGTGCCGGGAGGCCCAGCTGGTGGTCACTGTCAGCAAAGACCTTTTCGGCACTGGGAAGCTCATCAGGCCTGCAGACCTCACCCTGGGTCCTGACAACTGTGAGCCTCTGGTCTCTATGGACACGGATACCGTGGTCAGGTTTGAGGTTGGGCTGCACACGTGTGGCAACAGTGTGCAG GTGACCGACGATGCCCTGGTGTACAGCACCTTCCTGCTCCACAACCCCCGCCCTGCGGGGAACCTGTCCATCCTCAGGACTAACCGAGCGGAGGTCCCCATCGAGTGCCGCTACCCCAG GCAGGGCAACGTGAGCAGCCGGGCCATCCTGCCCACGTGGCTGCCCTTCAGGACCACGATGTTCTCGGAGGAGAAGCTGGTTTTCTCTCTGCGCCTGATGGAAG AGAACTGGAACTCTGAAAAGACGACACCCACCTTCCAGCTGGGAGACAGAGCCTACCTGCAGGCGCACGTCCACACCGGCAGCCACGTGCCCCTGCGACTGTTCGTGGACCACTGTGTGGCCACACTGACGCCGAACTGGAACACCTTCCCTTATCACAGCATCGTGGACTTCCACGG TTGTCTCGTAGATGGTCTCACCGATGCCTCATCTGCTTTCAAAGCACCAAGACCCAGACCAGAGACCCTCCAGTTCACAGTAGACGTTTTCCAATTCGCGAATGACTCCAGAAACACG ATATATATCACCTGCCATCTGAAGGTCACTTCGGTTGACCAAGTCCCGGACCAACTAAACAAAGCCTGTTCCTTCAGCAAATCCTCCAACAG GTGGTCCCCAGTAGAAGGCCCTGCTGATGTCTGTCGATGCTGTAACAAGGGGAGCTGTGGCAATCCAGGCCATAAGAGGAGGCAGTCCCGCCTGGAGAGGCAGCCTGCTCCCCGCAGTCGCAGGCACG TGACAGGAGATCTTTCAGTGACAGAAGAGGCAGATGTCACAGTGGGGCCACTGATCTTCCTGGGGAAGACTAGAGACCATGGTGTGGAAGGGTCTGCCGCCTCTCCCCGCTCGGTGATGCTGGGCTTAGGCCTGGCCACCGTGGTGTCCCTGACTCTGGCCACCACCATCCTGGGTCTTGCCGGGAGGTATCGGGCTGCTTCTCACCCTGTGTGCCCAGTGTCTGCTTCCCAATAA